In Lacibacter sp. H375, one DNA window encodes the following:
- the eat gene encoding ethanolamine permease: protein MATKQPVLKKALTAIHLWAIAVGLVISGEYFGWNYGWAAGGTVGMLIATIAVTVLYVTFIFSFTELTTAIPNAGGPFTYAYKALGPLGGLIAGYATLIEFLFATPAIAYALGSYIHFLYPSMNVMYTAIGCYVLFTAINMLGIKESALFTLLVTLLAVIELLFFMGIVAPHFQLKNFMHNSMPFGWAGVFAALPFAMWLYLAIEGVSMVAEETKDPKRTIPKGYMAGIATLVVLALGVMILTGGLTDWEKLTTIDYVLPESVSIALGKENQLTKLFAGIGLFGLIASFHSIILTYSRQLFSLARENYLPSGLAKLNSRFQTPHRALIVGAIIGIIAIVSGKTNELIIFSVLGAIVMYITSMISLFVLRKKEPMLERPFKAPLYPYFPIMALILSTVCLVAIVYYNVMLSVIFFTALLLLIILFVVSGKYKKLLSSANQ from the coding sequence ATGGCAACAAAACAACCCGTGTTAAAAAAAGCACTTACAGCAATTCATTTATGGGCTATTGCTGTAGGCCTGGTTATTTCCGGTGAATATTTCGGCTGGAATTACGGGTGGGCAGCCGGTGGAACAGTAGGTATGCTCATTGCAACAATTGCTGTAACGGTGCTGTACGTCACCTTTATTTTCAGCTTTACTGAACTTACTACAGCTATTCCTAATGCAGGCGGTCCGTTTACATATGCTTATAAAGCACTTGGTCCATTGGGCGGATTGATTGCCGGTTATGCTACACTCATTGAGTTTTTATTTGCAACACCTGCTATTGCTTATGCACTGGGTAGTTATATCCATTTCTTATATCCATCGATGAATGTGATGTACACGGCCATTGGCTGTTATGTGTTGTTTACTGCCATCAATATGCTGGGTATAAAAGAATCGGCTTTGTTTACATTGCTGGTAACCTTGTTGGCAGTGATCGAATTACTGTTTTTTATGGGTATTGTTGCGCCGCATTTTCAACTGAAAAATTTTATGCACAACAGTATGCCATTTGGTTGGGCAGGTGTATTTGCGGCATTGCCCTTTGCTATGTGGTTATATCTCGCTATTGAAGGTGTATCGATGGTGGCTGAAGAAACCAAAGATCCCAAACGAACGATTCCTAAAGGATATATGGCTGGTATTGCAACTCTGGTAGTGCTGGCATTGGGTGTAATGATCCTTACTGGTGGACTTACAGATTGGGAAAAATTAACAACCATCGATTATGTGTTGCCTGAATCAGTTAGCATTGCATTGGGAAAGGAGAACCAGCTCACAAAACTGTTTGCCGGTATTGGTTTGTTTGGATTGATCGCTTCGTTTCACAGCATCATTCTTACTTATTCAAGACAGTTGTTTTCATTGGCAAGAGAAAATTATCTGCCTTCAGGTTTGGCAAAACTGAATTCACGTTTTCAAACACCACACAGGGCATTGATTGTTGGTGCCATCATTGGTATTATTGCTATTGTTTCAGGTAAGACAAATGAGCTGATCATTTTTTCTGTGCTTGGTGCAATTGTGATGTATATCACCAGCATGATAAGTTTATTTGTATTGCGGAAGAAAGAGCCAATGCTTGAACGGCCATTTAAAGCACCGCTTTATCCTTATTTTCCCATCATGGCTTTGATATTGTCAACAGTTTGTTTGGTTGCGATCGTTTATTACAATGTAATGTTGAGTGTTATCTTTTTTACAGCATTGCTTTTGCTCATTATCCTGTTTGTAGTTTCAGGTAAGTATAAGAAACTGCTATCGTCTGCAAATCAGTAA
- the tamL gene encoding translocation and assembly module lipoprotein TamL: MIKRSYLFLVIFCSIIFLVGCRGTRHLPDNDKLYIGADVTVNGPSLTSRQKKSLKKSLEGLSRPKPNSSILGLRPKLSIYNMFRNAKKGIFKNIREKHGEPPVLASGLDLSSNIRSLENYMVNKGWFHGKVTADTVVRRKTMKAIYKAETGVQYKINQVEFPSDSSNVSQAIRLTVPNTLLQPGQPFDIDVIKAERQRIDASLKEKGFYFFNADHLLIRTDSTIGNHLVNMYVVVKRETPAAARDIYRINKVYIYTGFRLDADRLDTLKTMGEYYKGYYIVDRRKKYRPFLFEETMQFQPGEIYSRSDHNQTLNRLINLNLFKFVKNRFEPVPGIDSPKLDAYYYLTPQPKQSLRAEVALISRSNNLNGSQINLSYFNRNIRGNGSQLQITGYIGSDVQFSGTFRGYNTYRVGGEIAYVVPRFSIPFIKIKHSGPYAPRTNFKLGYDILNRQKLYTLNSYRAEYGFTWKKDLQRVHEFFPISIAYAEPLNVTDEYKVLQASIPGLERAIEPQFILGSRYQFIYNQLANNVQPKSAWYFSGIADLSGNIAGLITGANIKKGDTVRFGTVPFSQYVQVGADVRHYLRVGLKSTWVNRVDIGIGIPYGNSVQVPYVKQFFVGGNNSLRGFRSRSVGPGTYFPVNANQVIPDQTGDIKLELNSEFRPHIAGPLYGAIFIDAGNIWLVNDSTHTDKPGSQFSGKFLSQMAVDVGLGLRLDITLFVIRLDAGFPIRKPWFIPPSVINQVNLTSRDWRRQNLVFNLAIGYPF; the protein is encoded by the coding sequence ATGATAAAACGGTCTTACTTATTTCTGGTTATATTTTGCTCCATCATTTTTTTAGTTGGATGCCGGGGCACCCGTCACCTACCCGATAATGATAAACTATATATTGGTGCAGATGTAACAGTGAATGGTCCATCATTAACTTCCCGACAAAAAAAATCATTGAAGAAAAGTTTAGAAGGTTTATCACGCCCCAAACCAAACAGTTCAATTTTAGGGCTGCGTCCAAAACTCAGCATCTATAACATGTTCCGCAATGCTAAAAAAGGAATATTTAAAAATATTCGTGAGAAACATGGTGAACCTCCTGTATTAGCAAGCGGATTAGATCTTTCTTCCAATATCAGATCACTGGAAAATTATATGGTGAATAAAGGTTGGTTTCATGGCAAAGTAACCGCCGATACCGTTGTAAGAAGAAAGACGATGAAAGCAATTTACAAAGCGGAAACCGGCGTGCAATACAAGATCAACCAGGTTGAGTTTCCTTCTGACAGTAGTAACGTTTCACAAGCAATTCGATTAACCGTACCAAACACATTATTACAACCAGGCCAACCATTTGATATTGATGTGATCAAAGCCGAGCGTCAACGTATTGATGCCTCTCTGAAAGAAAAGGGATTTTATTTTTTTAACGCTGACCATTTATTGATTCGTACAGACAGTACCATCGGCAATCATTTAGTGAATATGTATGTGGTTGTAAAAAGAGAAACTCCTGCTGCAGCACGTGATATCTACCGCATCAACAAAGTATATATCTACACTGGCTTCCGACTTGATGCCGATCGCCTTGATACATTGAAAACAATGGGTGAGTATTATAAGGGATATTATATAGTGGACCGTCGTAAAAAGTACCGGCCGTTTCTGTTTGAAGAAACAATGCAGTTTCAGCCCGGCGAAATTTACAGCCGCAGCGATCACAACCAAACATTGAACAGGCTTATCAATCTTAACCTTTTCAAATTTGTAAAGAACAGGTTTGAACCGGTACCGGGTATAGATTCACCAAAGCTTGATGCGTATTATTATCTTACCCCGCAACCTAAACAATCGTTGCGGGCTGAAGTTGCATTGATCAGCCGATCAAATAACCTTAATGGTTCGCAGATCAACCTCAGTTACTTTAACCGAAACATCAGAGGTAACGGCTCTCAGTTGCAAATCACCGGTTATATTGGATCGGATGTTCAGTTCAGTGGTACCTTCAGAGGTTACAACACATATCGTGTAGGTGGTGAAATTGCTTACGTTGTACCTCGTTTTTCTATTCCATTCATAAAGATCAAACATAGTGGACCATATGCACCACGTACCAATTTTAAATTAGGGTATGATATCCTTAACAGGCAAAAATTATACACACTCAATTCATATCGTGCCGAGTATGGCTTTACCTGGAAAAAAGATCTGCAACGTGTGCATGAGTTCTTCCCTATTTCCATTGCTTATGCAGAACCTTTAAATGTAACAGATGAGTACAAAGTATTGCAGGCAAGTATTCCGGGACTCGAAAGAGCAATTGAACCGCAATTCATTTTAGGAAGCCGTTATCAATTTATTTATAATCAACTTGCAAATAATGTGCAGCCAAAATCTGCCTGGTACTTTAGTGGTATAGCCGATCTTTCAGGAAACATAGCAGGACTTATTACTGGCGCAAATATTAAGAAAGGCGACACCGTGAGATTTGGAACAGTTCCTTTTTCGCAATATGTTCAGGTTGGTGCTGATGTGCGACATTACCTGCGTGTTGGATTAAAATCAACATGGGTGAATCGTGTTGATATTGGTATTGGCATACCTTACGGCAACTCCGTTCAGGTGCCATATGTAAAACAATTTTTCGTTGGAGGTAATAATAGCTTACGTGGTTTTAGAAGTCGTTCAGTAGGACCCGGTACTTATTTTCCTGTGAATGCAAATCAGGTTATTCCTGATCAGACAGGCGATATAAAACTCGAATTGAATTCAGAGTTTCGTCCACATATTGCCGGGCCTTTATATGGGGCGATATTTATTGATGCCGGAAATATCTGGCTTGTAAATGATTCAACACATACCGATAAACCTGGTTCGCAATTCAGCGGCAAATTCTTAAGTCAAATGGCTGTTGATGTGGGCTTAGGGTTGCGATTGGATATTACGTTGTTTGTAATAAGATTAGATGCAGGTTTCCCCATCCGGAAGCCATGGTTTATACCGCCTTCAGTAATAAACCAGGTGAATTTAACAAGCAGGGATTGGCGCAGGCAGAATCTGGTATTTAACCTGGCTATCGGGTATCCATTTTAA
- a CDS encoding carboxymuconolactone decarboxylase family protein, giving the protein MEKRVNIHEAEPQAYKAMFALEGYLASSQLSKTHKELIKIRASQINGCAYCIDMHTKDALKNGETIQRIFLLSTWRETNLFTEEEKAVLAITEEVTLIHNQGLSDKTYQQAIAVLDKNYIAQTIVAVATINAWNRIAISTQMEPGK; this is encoded by the coding sequence ATGGAAAAAAGGGTAAACATTCATGAAGCAGAACCGCAGGCATACAAGGCTATGTTTGCACTGGAGGGTTATTTGGCATCAAGTCAACTTTCTAAAACACATAAGGAATTGATTAAGATCAGAGCTTCGCAGATCAATGGCTGTGCTTATTGTATCGACATGCACACAAAAGATGCACTGAAGAACGGTGAAACTATTCAACGTATTTTTTTATTGAGTACATGGCGTGAAACAAATTTGTTCACAGAAGAAGAAAAAGCTGTGTTGGCCATTACAGAAGAGGTTACATTGATCCACAATCAGGGCTTATCTGATAAAACCTATCAACAAGCCATAGCAGTTCTGGATAAAAACTACATTGCCCAAACGATTGTGGCAGTGGCAACCATTAATGCGTGGAACAGGATCGCCATCAGCACACAAATGGAACCGGGAAAATAA
- a CDS encoding D-TA family PLP-dependent enzyme translates to MNWYNIKNIDTIDSPALLLYKERIQQNIDHAINMIKDVELLRPHVKTNKTSEVCAMMMAAGITKFKCATIAEAEMLAMLNAKDVLLAYQPVGPKAKRLLSLVQQYPQSIFGCVVDNIDTTKALSDLFTANNITINIFIDLNTGMNRSGVKPSNAFGLAEQLISLSGIQFRGLHAYDGHLRDTDLELRQQKSNTAFDEVLTLATQIEKLTNKPTTIIAGGSPTFPTHIKRNIECSPGTFVYWDWGYKHQVPDEPFDYAALVLTRVISIIDEQTITTDLGHKSVAAENPLPRVHFLNAPNAIPYSQSEEHLVLKVADSNTFKVGDVLYGVPVHICPTVALYDKAVVVENNEAITTWKVVARDRAINV, encoded by the coding sequence ATGAATTGGTACAATATAAAAAATATCGATACGATTGATTCGCCTGCCTTGCTTCTGTACAAAGAACGTATTCAACAAAACATCGACCATGCAATTAACATGATCAAAGATGTTGAACTTCTTCGTCCGCATGTAAAGACAAATAAAACTTCTGAAGTATGTGCGATGATGATGGCGGCAGGTATTACAAAATTCAAATGCGCCACCATTGCCGAAGCAGAAATGCTGGCCATGCTGAATGCAAAAGATGTGCTGCTGGCTTATCAACCCGTTGGACCAAAAGCAAAACGGCTATTATCATTGGTGCAGCAATATCCGCAATCCATATTCGGTTGTGTTGTTGATAATATTGATACAACAAAGGCTTTATCAGACCTGTTTACTGCCAACAACATAACCATTAACATATTTATTGATCTCAACACAGGCATGAACAGAAGCGGCGTTAAACCGTCAAACGCTTTTGGGTTAGCTGAACAATTGATTTCATTATCCGGTATTCAGTTCAGAGGCCTGCATGCATACGATGGTCACTTGAGAGATACTGATCTTGAACTACGTCAACAAAAAAGCAATACAGCATTTGATGAAGTGCTTACACTGGCAACACAAATTGAAAAACTCACCAACAAGCCAACAACGATTATTGCGGGTGGCTCTCCTACTTTCCCAACTCACATTAAACGAAATATTGAGTGCAGCCCGGGCACATTTGTTTATTGGGACTGGGGTTACAAACACCAGGTGCCTGATGAGCCGTTTGATTATGCCGCACTTGTTTTAACAAGAGTAATTTCTATTATTGATGAGCAAACCATCACTACAGATCTTGGACATAAATCAGTTGCAGCAGAAAATCCATTACCAAGAGTTCATTTTTTGAATGCGCCTAATGCTATACCCTACTCGCAAAGCGAAGAACATTTGGTATTGAAGGTTGCAGATAGTAACACATTCAAAGTGGGCGATGTTTTGTACGGCGTGCCCGTTCATATATGTCCAACGGTTGCGTTGTATGACAAAGCGGTTGTTGTTGAAAACAATGAAGCCATAACAACATGGAAGGTTGTAGCAAGAGACCGTGCAATAAATGTATAG
- a CDS encoding translocation/assembly module TamB domain-containing protein, with translation MVQTAKKSFRKSRAARIILKSVLFLLLLIVAVFLLILTPPAQRLLTTKVENYLEKKLLTTVKIDRISFDLAGNISLRDVYLEDRRKDTLLSGGMIKAKLNYVKLFSNEVRVNSITLSDVNGSFYRDAKDSAFNFQFILNAFTSKSKSTDTTAALVADLDMIRLSNVKINYRDVVAGSAMYINAGDLETGLHSRDLYKNDFDIPFVTGKNITVVIKQIKTLVTPEPLGKDIAEAAKTIPMHLQIGNVDLQNVNFRYDNDVSALHSNVVVGKLQAKPELIDLQQRKIFLSAFNFANSSVIIRLDKKEQAAVLVQELEQELVAQQKAGWNIRAGKIDLDENSFQFDNNTQVRQGYGIDFAHMLSKDLVLGINDFVFNNDSIGGTITKGSFSDQSGFVLDELHGTILYAHNEAYVNGLLIKTPGSEIKQGASLKYTSRDELVDHFNHTEMIADIDNSYIKVKDILYFAPALRKEKAFANPDDTWSIHLKGKGTLNRMIVDNFRFKGLSNTQIDANGILTGLTSPKISGGNFTIRKLHTNQTDISLFTGKRLSTAEINIPEEFDLNGTLWGNAGAIQTNLNINSSAGAANVNGRFTNIADPDRMSYNARIRATALNLGYILKQPEQLGTITGNFNVKGQGTKKENANAQFSAIINSADYNRYRYRNVHLNGTIANAAFNLRADIDDPNADLDITVKGNISGNSSYEITGMIDSVKTQALHLTQGPLIARGKIEGTISNITSNNIDADLLISKGLFVSGPHRLPLDTIQIKSGSTDSVNYISLRSDIANADISGKYRLNELGAIIENSIHPYFRIGNSSNAMATSGTHNFKFNLAVNYSPVFNSFIPGLESFNSITAEGNFVAGSGLNATAQIPLLVYQGNEFNQLYIKAASVDTGLQINANAASIKNKTGMALYNTRVDAIALNNNLRFIAATDDPLGKPKYRFAGVVTSAPGGNYSISLNQDNLLLNYEVWSVAAGNRITIGPDVITANNFVLRKDNQQLSINSADIKAGALDVKFSQFRLSTITAFLKTDSLLADGLLNGDLVISNLLQVPSFTGRLKVENFSMQKDTIGNIDLQVTTGTNNRHNTNATISGRGNDITVTGYFTPRKTDITTDLTVNIRQLQLSTMEGAMAKILADASGSVNGTVQIRGNLYDPDITGDVAFNNASFIPTLLGTRFKISDQKLTLEGDGFVFDNFLIQDSSGSSLVLNGKALTNNFINYELDLHVASTNFQVLNTVKGPDKLYYGKLNVTTDIRILGTEAKPRADGRITVNDGTALSFVIPQVDQGTAQRNGIVEFVDMDAPENDSLFLASYDSLNYSSILGFDVTTTIEIKKEAVFNVIIDEANGDLLNVQGEAQLSAGIDPSGKITLAGNYVLDKGSYQLAFNFLRRRFDIQKGSNIIWTGEPTTAQLDINAIYVANTAPLDLVSSQLTSEVNRNIYLQKLPFEVKLTLTGELLKPVIDFDIDLPEKNYGVSNDIVTAVQSRLRIIRQDEGEINKQVFSLLLLNRFVGENPFESESDAFSFNTYARQSVSKLLTEQLNRLAAGLVGGVDINFDVVSTDDYTTGARQGRTDLNIGLSKRLLSNRLKITVGSNFQLEGPQNSNQQSTNIAGNVAADYQISQDGRYALRFYRQNEYQGIVDGYIIETGLSFIFSVDYERFMQILRRKKNRQVTNPQNANRL, from the coding sequence ATGGTTCAAACAGCAAAAAAAAGTTTCAGGAAATCCCGGGCTGCCAGGATAATCCTGAAGTCAGTTCTATTTCTATTGCTGTTGATAGTGGCCGTGTTTCTGTTAATACTTACCCCACCGGCGCAACGACTTCTTACCACGAAAGTGGAGAACTATCTCGAGAAAAAATTGCTGACCACTGTTAAGATCGACAGAATATCATTTGACCTGGCAGGAAATATTTCGCTCAGAGATGTTTACCTGGAAGATCGCAGAAAAGATACATTGCTGAGTGGCGGAATGATAAAAGCTAAATTAAACTACGTGAAATTGTTCTCTAATGAGGTGAGAGTAAACAGCATTACCCTATCCGATGTTAACGGATCTTTTTACCGTGATGCAAAAGATTCAGCTTTCAATTTCCAATTCATCCTTAATGCATTTACATCAAAATCAAAATCAACCGATACAACGGCCGCACTTGTTGCTGATCTGGATATGATCCGTCTGTCGAACGTAAAGATCAATTACCGGGATGTTGTGGCCGGCAGTGCTATGTACATCAATGCAGGCGATTTGGAAACAGGGCTACATTCAAGAGATCTGTATAAGAATGATTTTGACATTCCCTTTGTTACCGGAAAAAACATTACTGTAGTTATTAAACAGATAAAAACCCTTGTTACACCAGAGCCATTAGGAAAAGATATTGCCGAAGCAGCTAAGACCATTCCAATGCACCTGCAAATTGGAAATGTTGATTTGCAAAATGTCAATTTCCGGTATGATAACGATGTGTCGGCTCTTCATTCCAATGTGGTTGTAGGAAAACTTCAGGCAAAACCTGAATTGATCGATCTGCAGCAACGCAAGATCTTTTTATCGGCATTTAATTTTGCTAATTCATCGGTGATTATTCGGTTGGATAAGAAAGAGCAGGCTGCTGTGCTGGTGCAGGAACTTGAACAGGAACTTGTAGCACAACAAAAGGCAGGCTGGAACATCCGTGCAGGCAAGATTGATCTGGATGAAAATAGTTTCCAGTTTGATAATAATACACAGGTTCGACAGGGTTATGGAATTGATTTTGCACACATGTTGAGCAAAGACCTGGTGCTAGGTATCAACGATTTTGTTTTCAACAACGATTCAATTGGCGGCACAATAACAAAAGGATCATTTTCCGATCAAAGCGGATTTGTACTGGATGAATTACATGGAACCATACTTTATGCACATAATGAGGCTTATGTAAATGGGCTGCTGATTAAAACACCCGGCAGCGAAATAAAACAGGGTGCTTCATTAAAATATACATCAAGAGATGAATTGGTTGATCATTTTAACCACACAGAAATGATTGCTGATATCGACAATAGCTATATTAAAGTAAAAGACATCTTATATTTTGCCCCGGCATTGCGAAAGGAAAAAGCTTTTGCTAACCCTGATGATACTTGGAGCATTCACCTGAAAGGCAAAGGAACACTCAACCGGATGATCGTAGATAATTTTCGTTTCAAGGGACTTTCAAATACACAGATCGATGCGAACGGAATACTAACAGGGCTAACCAGTCCAAAAATTTCCGGCGGAAATTTTACGATACGAAAACTTCACACGAATCAAACCGACATCAGCCTGTTCACCGGCAAACGTTTATCAACTGCAGAAATAAATATTCCGGAAGAATTTGATCTTAATGGAACGTTGTGGGGCAACGCAGGCGCTATACAAACAAATCTCAACATCAACAGTTCTGCAGGCGCTGCAAATGTAAATGGCCGGTTCACCAATATTGCAGATCCTGATCGTATGAGTTATAATGCACGGATACGAGCTACTGCATTAAATCTCGGATACATCTTGAAACAGCCGGAACAGTTAGGAACAATTACCGGCAATTTCAACGTTAAAGGACAAGGCACGAAAAAAGAAAATGCCAATGCTCAATTCTCAGCAATTATTAATTCGGCAGATTATAACAGATACCGGTACCGCAATGTACATCTCAATGGTACAATCGCAAATGCCGCATTTAATCTTCGTGCTGATATTGATGACCCAAATGCTGACCTTGATATTACAGTGAAAGGAAATATTTCCGGCAATTCATCTTATGAAATAACTGGAATGATTGACAGTGTGAAGACCCAGGCACTGCATCTCACACAAGGGCCGTTGATTGCCCGTGGTAAAATTGAAGGAACAATTTCGAATATAACATCGAATAATATTGATGCCGATCTGCTCATCAGTAAAGGATTATTTGTATCGGGCCCCCATCGTTTACCGCTTGATACAATACAAATTAAAAGTGGAAGTACTGATTCAGTAAACTACATATCCTTACGCAGCGATATTGCCAATGCCGATATTAGTGGTAAGTACCGGTTAAATGAATTGGGAGCTATCATAGAAAACAGCATTCACCCCTACTTCCGGATAGGCAATTCATCGAATGCAATGGCAACATCAGGGACGCATAATTTCAAATTTAATCTTGCGGTAAACTATTCGCCTGTATTTAATTCATTTATCCCGGGGCTTGAATCATTTAATAGTATAACCGCAGAAGGGAATTTTGTTGCAGGATCGGGGTTGAACGCTACCGCACAAATTCCTTTGTTGGTTTACCAGGGAAATGAATTTAATCAACTATACATCAAAGCCGCTTCTGTTGATACGGGTTTACAGATCAATGCCAACGCCGCCAGTATTAAAAACAAAACAGGGATGGCATTATACAATACACGTGTTGATGCAATTGCTTTGAATAATAATCTTCGCTTTATTGCTGCAACAGATGATCCTCTTGGCAAACCCAAATACCGTTTTGCCGGTGTAGTTACCTCCGCTCCTGGTGGTAATTACAGCATCAGTCTTAACCAGGATAATCTCTTGTTGAATTATGAAGTGTGGTCGGTTGCAGCGGGAAACCGAATAACGATCGGCCCCGATGTTATTACAGCAAATAATTTTGTATTGCGGAAAGATAACCAGCAATTAAGCATCAACAGTGCAGATATTAAAGCAGGTGCGCTTGATGTAAAATTTTCTCAATTCCGTTTATCTACCATTACCGCTTTTCTAAAAACAGATTCTTTACTTGCAGATGGTTTATTGAACGGAGACCTTGTTATAAGCAATCTCCTGCAAGTGCCTTCATTTACAGGTCGCTTAAAAGTTGAAAATTTCAGTATGCAAAAAGATACAATTGGAAATATCGATTTGCAAGTGACAACCGGGACAAATAACCGTCATAACACAAACGCCACCATCAGTGGTCGTGGAAATGATATAACCGTAACAGGATATTTCACACCTCGCAAAACCGATATCACAACAGATCTTACAGTGAACATCCGGCAACTGCAACTATCTACAATGGAAGGTGCGATGGCAAAAATTTTGGCAGACGCATCAGGGTCCGTTAATGGTACCGTGCAGATAAGAGGCAACCTCTATGATCCGGACATCACGGGAGATGTTGCATTTAACAACGCAAGTTTTATTCCCACATTACTTGGCACACGTTTTAAAATTAGTGATCAGAAATTAACGCTGGAAGGTGATGGCTTTGTGTTCGACAATTTCCTGATCCAGGATTCTTCCGGCAGCAGCCTGGTATTAAATGGAAAAGCACTCACCAATAACTTTATAAATTATGAACTTGACCTGCATGTAGCATCCACAAATTTCCAGGTACTGAATACAGTGAAAGGACCTGACAAACTTTACTACGGTAAATTAAATGTAACAACCGATATCCGCATTCTTGGTACTGAAGCCAAACCAAGAGCAGACGGACGAATAACAGTAAATGATGGCACAGCATTAAGTTTTGTAATACCACAGGTAGACCAGGGAACTGCACAACGAAACGGCATCGTTGAATTTGTTGATATGGATGCACCGGAAAATGATTCGCTTTTTCTTGCCTCGTATGATTCTCTCAATTACAGCAGTATTTTAGGATTTGATGTAACAACCACCATCGAAATAAAAAAAGAAGCCGTCTTCAATGTGATCATTGACGAAGCAAATGGTGATTTGTTGAATGTGCAGGGTGAAGCCCAGTTAAGTGCAGGAATTGATCCGAGTGGTAAAATAACATTGGCTGGCAACTATGTACTCGATAAAGGTTCGTACCAATTGGCATTTAATTTTTTGCGCCGTCGTTTTGATATTCAAAAGGGAAGCAATATTATATGGACGGGTGAACCAACAACAGCGCAACTTGACATCAATGCCATTTATGTTGCCAATACGGCTCCTCTTGATCTCGTTTCATCGCAACTAACATCAGAGGTAAACCGAAACATCTATTTGCAGAAATTGCCATTTGAGGTAAAACTTACGCTTACCGGTGAACTATTGAAACCTGTTATTGATTTTGATATTGATCTTCCGGAAAAAAACTACGGTGTATCCAACGATATTGTAACTGCTGTGCAGTCACGGCTTCGGATCATCCGCCAGGATGAGGGAGAAATCAACAAACAGGTTTTTTCTCTATTGCTATTAAACCGCTTTGTTGGTGAAAATCCTTTTGAATCAGAAAGTGATGCCTTCAGCTTTAATACCTATGCCCGGCAAAGTGTAAGCAAGTTACTTACCGAACAATTGAACCGGTTAGCAGCAGGATTGGTGGGTGGAGTTGATATCAACTTCGATGTTGTATCCACTGATGATTACACAACAGGCGCCCGCCAGGGACGAACAGATCTAAATATTGGATTGAGTAAACGACTCTTGAGTAACAGGCTTAAAATAACTGTTGGCAGCAACTTCCAGCTAGAAGGTCCACAAAACAGTAATCAGCAGAGCACTAATATAGCAGGTAATGTAGCAGCCGATTACCAGATCAGCCAGGATGGCCGTTATGCTTTACGTTTCTACCGGCAGAATGAATACCAGGGCATCGTTGACGGATATATTATTGAAACCGGCTTGAGTTTTATTTTTTCAGTGGATTATGAACGCTTCATGCAAATTCTACGCAGGAAAAAAAACCGGCAGGTTACGAATCCTCAAAATGCCAATAGATTATGA
- a CDS encoding Crp/Fnr family transcriptional regulator, protein MSTELFRSHLEKFIELNEAEFVGISSFFKVANFKKKENLLVEGQICKSHYFVLKGCLRKFFINEKGVEQTTEFAIENWWMTDNMAYEHKRPTEFYIQAVEHSEVLMIDSSSQEKMLAEYPKMERYFRFIYQRAFAASQMRFKYQHEFSKENSYLHFCKAHPQFVQRIPQYLVASFLGFTPEYLSELRHKFRS, encoded by the coding sequence ATGAGCACTGAACTATTCAGATCGCATTTAGAAAAATTTATTGAACTGAACGAAGCCGAATTCGTCGGCATTTCATCGTTTTTCAAAGTTGCCAATTTTAAAAAGAAAGAGAACCTGCTTGTTGAGGGGCAAATCTGCAAATCGCATTATTTTGTCTTGAAAGGTTGCCTGCGAAAATTTTTTATCAATGAAAAAGGTGTTGAACAAACAACTGAGTTTGCAATAGAAAACTGGTGGATGACCGATAACATGGCCTATGAACACAAACGGCCTACTGAATTTTATATACAGGCAGTAGAACATTCAGAAGTTCTGATGATCGATAGTTCTTCACAGGAAAAAATGTTAGCAGAGTATCCAAAAATGGAACGCTATTTCCGCTTTATCTACCAACGGGCTTTCGCCGCATCGCAAATGAGATTTAAATATCAGCATGAATTTTCAAAAGAAAATTCCTACCTGCATTTTTGCAAGGCCCACCCCCAATTTGTGCAACGTATCCCGCAATATTTGGTCGCTTCTTTCCTTGGCTTTACGCCTGAATATTTAAGTGAGCTTAGACATAAATTCCGTTCTTAA